From the genome of Paraburkholderia aromaticivorans, one region includes:
- a CDS encoding C40 family peptidase — translation MQHRNLTQACTRVVAGMFIGVLMAAAPGAFADEVSSFNQNALYSTPNGSNSLTTPSSQATAPDSESGAKSFLSGMAGKAGDVVVGALNMIGVRYRWGGNTPDSGLDCSGFVRYVFQDTLGMALPRRAEEMSRVGEKVRVSDLKPGDLVFFNTMRRTFSHVGIYIGDNKFVHSPSTGSTIRVDDMDSGYWEKRFTGARRIETSYQDGQDLRKRVNAAIGGNQ, via the coding sequence ATGCAGCACAGAAACCTAACCCAGGCTTGCACGCGCGTCGTCGCCGGGATGTTCATTGGCGTCTTGATGGCAGCAGCTCCCGGCGCGTTCGCCGACGAAGTAAGCAGTTTCAATCAGAATGCCTTATATTCGACCCCCAACGGGTCGAATTCTTTGACCACTCCCAGTTCGCAAGCCACCGCGCCGGATAGCGAGAGCGGCGCCAAATCGTTCCTCTCCGGCATGGCCGGAAAAGCGGGCGACGTGGTCGTCGGCGCGCTGAACATGATCGGCGTGCGCTACCGCTGGGGCGGCAACACGCCGGATTCCGGGCTCGATTGCAGCGGCTTTGTGCGCTATGTGTTCCAGGACACGCTCGGTATGGCGTTGCCGCGCCGCGCCGAGGAAATGAGCCGTGTCGGCGAGAAGGTTCGCGTGAGCGACCTGAAGCCGGGCGATCTGGTGTTCTTCAACACCATGCGCCGCACGTTCTCGCACGTGGGCATTTACATCGGCGACAACAAGTTCGTGCATTCGCCTTCCACCGGCAGCACGATCCGTGTCGACGACATGGATAGCGGCTACTGGGAAAAGCGCTTCACGGGCGCCCGCCGGATCGAAACCTCCTATCAGGACGGCCAGGATCTGCGCAAGCGTGTGAACGCGGCGATCGGCGGCAATCAGTAA
- a CDS encoding patatin-like phospholipase family protein has protein sequence MCARCGRSWIHSAWNRRRRSCRLTIRLIAARVTPGAWPAPLLENSLKPSSPRLARRNFSLAAASAVLAACTTTGGKTDSTPVAGTPLTPATNTPPLDKPQRPLRVALALGGGAARGFAHIGVIKGLEARNIQIDLVAGTSAGSVVGALYASGMNGFALNKLALTMDEASISDWAMPFRTRGFLQGVALQNYLNTTLNNRPIEKMAKPLGVVATDLKSGQPILFQRGNTGVAVRASCSVPSIFEPVKIGGREYVDGGLVSPVPASFARKMGADFVIAVDISQRPESGLTASSFDVLMQTFTIMGQTIKAYELDKYADVVIRPNLVAMSGSDFSQRNAAILAGEEAVAKMMPELQRKLAASRAAA, from the coding sequence ATGTGCGCGCGCTGCGGCCGGAGTTGGATCCACAGCGCATGGAATCGCCGCCGGCGATCCTGCCGTCTGACTATCCGCCTGATCGCGGCCCGGGTGACGCCTGGCGCGTGGCCCGCGCCGTTGCTGGAGAACTCGTTGAAGCCCTCATCGCCCCGCCTTGCCCGCCGCAATTTTTCATTGGCCGCCGCCTCCGCGGTACTGGCCGCCTGCACCACGACCGGCGGCAAAACCGATAGCACGCCCGTCGCCGGCACGCCCCTCACGCCCGCCACGAATACGCCGCCGCTCGACAAGCCGCAGCGGCCGCTGCGCGTCGCGCTCGCGCTCGGCGGCGGCGCCGCGCGAGGCTTCGCGCACATCGGTGTGATCAAGGGGCTCGAGGCGCGCAATATCCAGATCGACCTGGTGGCCGGCACGAGTGCCGGCTCGGTGGTCGGCGCGCTGTACGCCTCGGGCATGAACGGCTTTGCGCTGAACAAGCTCGCCTTGACCATGGACGAAGCATCGATCAGCGATTGGGCCATGCCGTTTCGCACCCGCGGCTTCCTGCAAGGCGTCGCGCTGCAGAACTATCTGAACACCACGCTCAACAACCGCCCGATCGAGAAAATGGCCAAGCCGCTCGGCGTGGTCGCCACCGACCTGAAGAGCGGCCAGCCGATCCTGTTTCAGCGCGGCAACACCGGCGTCGCGGTGCGCGCGTCGTGCAGCGTGCCGTCCATTTTCGAGCCGGTGAAGATCGGCGGGCGCGAGTACGTGGACGGCGGCCTCGTCAGCCCGGTGCCGGCGTCGTTCGCGCGCAAGATGGGCGCGGACTTCGTGATCGCGGTGGATATCTCTCAGCGCCCGGAAAGCGGCCTGACGGCCAGCTCGTTCGACGTGCTGATGCAGACCTTCACGATCATGGGCCAAACCATCAAGGCCTATGAACTCGACAAATACGCCGACGTCGTGATCCGGCCGAACCTCGTCGCCATGAGCGGCAGCGATTTCTCCCAACGCAACGCCGCGATTCTGGCGGGCGAAGAGGCGGTGGCGAAGATGATGCCGGAGTTGCAACGCAAGCTGGCGGCGAGCCGCGCCGCGGCGTAA